The Candidatus Hydrogenisulfobacillus filiaventi sequence TTCGTGCACCTCTCGACCGGGGCTGCCGCCCGCCTGGTCGGGGATGCCCGCCGGCGGGGCCGGGCGGTCACGGGTGAGACCTGTCCCCACTACCTGTTCCTGGACGCCGGCCGCTATCAGGGGCCGGAGCCGGAACGCTACCTGATGACCCCGCCCCTGCGCCCGCCCGCGGTGCAGCAGGCCCTGCGCCGGGAGCTGGAACGGGGGTCGCTGTCCGTGGCGGCCAGCGACCACTGCGGTTACAGCCTGGACCAGCGCCGGGGGTTGCCGTTGGGCCAGGCCCCGCCCGGCATTCCCGGGGTGGGGATGCTGTTCCCCCTCCTTTACACCGAGCTGGTGGCCCGGGGAGGCTGGCCGCTGGGGCGCCTGCTGGCCCTTCTGGCGGGCAACCCGGCCCGGGTGTTCGGCCTGCCCGGCAAGGGGCGCGTTGCGGTGGGGGCGGATGCCGATCTGGTCCTGTTCGACCCCGGCGCCCGTTGGACGGCCGGTGATGCCGGGTCGGGCGGCGTGCCCGGCTACACCCCCTACGCCGGCTGGGAGATGCGGGGACGGGTGGCGGCGGTCTGGTTGCGCGGGCGTCCGGTCTACGGGCCGGGGGCGGAGGCGGTGCCGGGCCAGGGGCGCTGGGTACCCCAACGACGACGCAAGGGGGTGGGCGGATGTGGGACCTGGTAATCACCGGCGGCACGGTGGTGGACGGCAGCGGCCGCCCGGGGGTGCAAGCGGACGTGGCGGTGACGGGGGACCGCATCACCGCGGTGGGCGACTGCAGCCGCGGGCAGGCGGTCCGCCGGCTGGACGCGCGCGGGCTGGTGGTGGCGCCGGGCTTCATCGACATGCACAGCCACTCCGACCTGGCCGTCTTCGGGGAGCCGGCCCTGGAACCCAAGCTGCAGCAGGGCATCACCCTGGAGCTGTTGGGTCAGGACGGACTGGGGGTAGCGCTGGTGCCGCCGGAGGGGCAGGCGGCCTGGGCCGACCTGCTGGAGGGGCTGGACGGGCGGGCCCCGGAGCCCTGGCCCTGGAGCCGCTTCGGGGAGTACCGCGCGGCCCTGGCCGCGGTCCGCCCCGGCCCCAACCTGGCCGCCCTCGTCACCTACGGTGCGGTCCGGTACAGCGTGATGGGCATGCAGCCCGGCCGGCCGGGGGCGGAGGAACAGGCGGCCATGCAGCGGCTGGTGGCGGAGGCGATGGCGGAGGGGGCCAAGGGGCTCTCCCTGGGGCTCATCTACCAGCCGTGTGTCTACGCCGAACCCGACGAGCTGGTGGCGTTGTACCGGGTGGTGGCGGCTTCCGGCGGCATCCTGGTGGTGCACCTGCGCAACGAGGCCGATTTCCTGCCCGACGCCATCGATGAGGTGGCTGCCATCGGCCTCGAGACCGGGGTCCCGGTACACCTCTCCCACCTGAAGATCGCAGGGCGCCGCAACTGGGGGCGGGCGGAGGAGGTGCTGGAGCGGCTGCAACGCTGGCGGGAGCGGGGCGTGGACCTTACCTTCGACCAGTACCCCTACACCGCCGGCAGCACCTACCTGCACGCCATCCTGCCCCCCTGGGCCAGTCAGGGCACCGCCGATGCCATCGCCGCCCGCCTGGGGGATCCTGCGGTGCGGGAGGCGGTGAAGGAGGCCATCCGGACGGGAGCGGGATCGGGGGCGGTCGGGGCGGGGTGGGACAACCTGGCCGGCCTGGCCGGCTGGGAGAACATCCGCATCACCTATGTCGGTCACCCCGAGCGGCGCTGGATGGAGGGCCTGAGCGTGGCGGAAATCGGGGAGCGCCTGGGGCGGGCGCCCGACGATGCCGCTCTCGACCTGATCCGTGACGAACGGGGCGCAGTGGGGATGGTGGACTTCGTGATGGATGAGGCGACCATCCGCACCTTTCTGACCGCGGAGGGAGGCATGCTCTCCACCGACGGGCTGATGGGGGGACGGCCGCATCCGCGGGCCTACGGCACCTTCCCCCGCGTGCTGGGCCGCTACGTGCGGGAACAACGGGTGCTGACCCTGGAGGCGGCGGTCGCCCGGATGGCGGCGGCGCCCGCCCGCCGCCTGGGGCTCCGGGACCGGGGACGCATCGCGCCCGGCCTGGCGGCCGACCTGGTGGTCTTCGACCCGGCCACTATCCGCGACCGGGCCACGTATGCGGAGCCGCGGCAGTTCCCGGAGGGGATCCGGGCGGTGGTGGTCAACGGCCGGGTGGCGGTGGAGGAGGGCCGGCCGGGGGAGAGCAGGCACGGGCGGGCGTTGTAACGCCTTGCCCGGGGACCCGGACCGGCCTAGGGTGAAGGTGTCCGCCGGCGGACGGGCCGGATGCGCAGGAGCATCCGGAAGCAGCCGGGCGGGTCCCGCCCCGGCGGTCGTGCAGGCAAGGCAGGAACAAAGGAGGGTCTGACATGGCGTCTGCATCCGGCAATCAGCAGGTGGACCGGGTGTTCCAGGTGGAGACCGAGGGCATCGGGATTATCGCCCCTGCCCATCGGCATGGCCACCCGCGGGAGTTGTTCTTTGTCTGGTTCGCGGCGGTGCTGACCTTTACCGGGGTGGTGATCGGCCAGCTGCTCACCGCTCTGGGACTGGACGTCGCCCAGGCCCTGGGTGTGGCCCTGCTCTGCTCCCTTTCCTTCGCCATCCTGGGGTGGGTGGCGGCTTCGGGCCCCCGGGCGGGCACCGTGACCCTCACCATCTCGCGGGCCGCCTTCGGGGTGCGGGGCAATGCGGTGCCGGCCCTCCTGTCCTGGCTGTCGGCCGTAGGCTGGGAGGCGGTGACCATGGTCCTCACTGTGTTTGCCCTGCTCAGCCTCTCCCAGCTGGCCGGCGGCCCCTCCGGCGGCGTGGCGGCGACCGCCGCGGCGCTGGTCGTGACCATCGCCCTCACCTATATCGTGCCGCTCTTCGGTCATGCCACGGTGGTGGCCATGCAGCGCGTCCTGGCTTACGCCCTGGCCGTGAGCGGCATCCTGGTGCTGGTCGCCGTGCTGCCTCATGTCAACTGGCATTATGCGCCCCCGCCCAAGGACCTGGCGGCCAAAGGGGTGGTGCCCACCGTCCTGCTGGCTCTCTCCATTGGTCTGGCCAGCACGGTCTGGGGCTGGACCAATTTCGCCGCCGATTACTCGCGCTACCTGCCTGCGTCCACGCGGCCGGGGCCGGTGGTGGTCTACACCCTGCTGGGGGGCGGCATCGCCTCCTTTGTGGTGATGGGCCTGGGGATTCTCCTGGGCACCTTTATCAATCCGCAGGCCTACGCCAAGGATCCGGTGCTGGCCATTGCCCATGCGGTGCCGGCCTGGGCGGTGGTCCCCTTCCTGGTAGTGGTTATCCTGGGTGATATTACCGCCAACTACCTGAACTCCTACAGCTCGGGCATGAGCTTCCTGTCGCTCAACATCCCTTTGCGCCGGTACCAGGCGGTGCTGGTGGACGCCACCATCGCCACCCTGGTCAGCCTCTACGCCCTCTTCGTCTCGCCCGGCTTCCAGAACTTCATGGAGAACTTCCTGAGCCTCAACGTGATTGTGATCGGGCCCTGGACGGCGGTGTACCTGGTGCAGCACTGGGCGAGCCGCGGGCGTTACGACGCCCCCGCCCTGGTGGACCGGACCCCGGCCAGCCGCTACTGGTATGCGGGCGGGGTGCACTGGGGGGCGTTGGCGGCACTGTTTGCCGGGGCCTTTGCCGCCTTCTGGACGGTGAACTCCGCCCTCTGGGTGAGCCCGCTTTCCCCGCGCTGGTTTGCGGGCGCGGACCTGAGCGCCTATGTGGGTCCCCTGGTTGGCGGCCTGCTGTACTTTGCCGCCCTGCGCCTGGGCCGGCGGGCCGCGGCGCTGGCCCCGGCCCTGGAGGAAGCGCCCGGCCAGGGTTAGGATGAGGAGGCGGAGAGAAGGGAGGGGCGCCATGCTACCGCGCTATGCGGTCTATCCGGTGTTGCGGGCGGTGGCGCTGGGAGAGCGGCCGGCCGAGGTGGTGGTCACCGGCGGGACGCTGCTGAACGTCTACACCCGGGAACTGCAGCCGGGGGCGGGGGTGGCCATCGCGGCCGGCCGCATCGCCGCCACCGGGGACGTGGAGTACACCATCGGCCCCGGAACCCGGGTGATTGACGCCCGGGGGCGCTTTATCACCCCGGGCCTGGTGGATGCGCACATGCATGTGGAGAGCACCCTCCTGACCGTGACCGGGTTTGCCCGCGCGGCCTTGGTCCAAGGGACCACGGCCGTGTTCATGGACCCGCATGAGATGGCCAATGTCTTCGGCCTGGAGGGGGTCCGCCTCCTGCACGCGGAGGGGCGGGGGCTACCCCTTAAGGTCTTTACCACGGTGCCCTCCTGTGTGCCGGCGGCGCCGGGCCTGGAGGACGCCGGGGCGGCCATCGGCATCGGCGACGTGCAGGCGGCCCTGGACTGGGAAGGGGTGGCGGGTCTCAGCGAGGTCATGGACGTGCCGGGGGTGCTGGGCGCTAATCCGCTGATGGAGGCCGAGGTGGCGGCGGCGCTGGCCCGGGGGCGGCCCGCTACCGGGCACCTGCCGGAGCCGGATGCCCGCACCCTGCAGGCCTATGCCGCCGCCGGCATCGACTCCGACCATGAGTCCACCCGGGTGGAGGAGGCGCTGGCCAAGGCCCGGGCCGGCATGACGGTGATGATCCGGGAGGGCTCCGCCTGGCAGGATGTGGCCGCCCTGGTGCCCCTGATTACCCGCCATCGCATCGACCCGGCCATGTGCGTGCTGGTGACCGATGACGTTGATGCGGCCACCCTCGTGCACCGGGGCCACCTGAACCACGTCCTGCGGCGGGCGGTGGAGGAAGGGCTGGATCCGCTGCTGGCCTGGCAGATGGCCACCATCCAGCCGGCGCGCTATTTCCGGGTGCAACAGGACATCGGCGCCCTGGGGCCGGGAATGGCGGCGGACCTCCTGCTGGTGGACGACCTGGCCGACCCCCGCCCTGCGCTGGTAATGACCGACGGCCGGGTGGTGGCGGAGGACGGCCGGCTCACGGTGGACCTGCCGGGCCCGGCGTTTCCGGAAGCGGTCCGGCGGTCGGTGCACCTGGCGGCCATTCCCCGGGCCGAGGAACTGCTGCCGCGGGTGGAT is a genomic window containing:
- the ade gene encoding Adenine deaminase; the encoded protein is MLPRYAVYPVLRAVALGERPAEVVVTGGTLLNVYTRELQPGAGVAIAAGRIAATGDVEYTIGPGTRVIDARGRFITPGLVDAHMHVESTLLTVTGFARAALVQGTTAVFMDPHEMANVFGLEGVRLLHAEGRGLPLKVFTTVPSCVPAAPGLEDAGAAIGIGDVQAALDWEGVAGLSEVMDVPGVLGANPLMEAEVAAALARGRPATGHLPEPDARTLQAYAAAGIDSDHESTRVEEALAKARAGMTVMIREGSAWQDVAALVPLITRHRIDPAMCVLVTDDVDAATLVHRGHLNHVLRRAVEEGLDPLLAWQMATIQPARYFRVQQDIGALGPGMAADLLLVDDLADPRPALVMTDGRVVAEDGRLTVDLPGPAFPEAVRRSVHLAAIPRAEELLPRVDAVRDGPALVRVIGAVENSALTRALVERVAVREHIPEAGPGNGLAYLAVLERHRASGRIGRGLVAGFGLRRGAVASTVAHDSHNLIVMGVDPADMVQAVEALAACQGGLVAVAGGRVLAQVELPVAGLMSTREAGEVAAAVEALEAAWRELGSDWHAPFMTLSLLALPVIPALRLTDRGLVEVARAAMVPLTVEA
- the dag gene encoding N-acyl-D-glutamate deacylase translates to MWDLVITGGTVVDGSGRPGVQADVAVTGDRITAVGDCSRGQAVRRLDARGLVVAPGFIDMHSHSDLAVFGEPALEPKLQQGITLELLGQDGLGVALVPPEGQAAWADLLEGLDGRAPEPWPWSRFGEYRAALAAVRPGPNLAALVTYGAVRYSVMGMQPGRPGAEEQAAMQRLVAEAMAEGAKGLSLGLIYQPCVYAEPDELVALYRVVAASGGILVVHLRNEADFLPDAIDEVAAIGLETGVPVHLSHLKIAGRRNWGRAEEVLERLQRWRERGVDLTFDQYPYTAGSTYLHAILPPWASQGTADAIAARLGDPAVREAVKEAIRTGAGSGAVGAGWDNLAGLAGWENIRITYVGHPERRWMEGLSVAEIGERLGRAPDDAALDLIRDERGAVGMVDFVMDEATIRTFLTAEGGMLSTDGLMGGRPHPRAYGTFPRVLGRYVREQRVLTLEAAVARMAAAPARRLGLRDRGRIAPGLAADLVVFDPATIRDRATYAEPRQFPEGIRAVVVNGRVAVEEGRPGESRHGRAL
- a CDS encoding Allantoin permease; the protein is MASASGNQQVDRVFQVETEGIGIIAPAHRHGHPRELFFVWFAAVLTFTGVVIGQLLTALGLDVAQALGVALLCSLSFAILGWVAASGPRAGTVTLTISRAAFGVRGNAVPALLSWLSAVGWEAVTMVLTVFALLSLSQLAGGPSGGVAATAAALVVTIALTYIVPLFGHATVVAMQRVLAYALAVSGILVLVAVLPHVNWHYAPPPKDLAAKGVVPTVLLALSIGLASTVWGWTNFAADYSRYLPASTRPGPVVVYTLLGGGIASFVVMGLGILLGTFINPQAYAKDPVLAIAHAVPAWAVVPFLVVVILGDITANYLNSYSSGMSFLSLNIPLRRYQAVLVDATIATLVSLYALFVSPGFQNFMENFLSLNVIVIGPWTAVYLVQHWASRGRYDAPALVDRTPASRYWYAGGVHWGALAALFAGAFAAFWTVNSALWVSPLSPRWFAGADLSAYVGPLVGGLLYFAALRLGRRAAALAPALEEAPGQG